A single window of Plasmodium malariae genome assembly, chromosome: 8 DNA harbors:
- the PmUG01_08037500 gene encoding cleavage and polyadenylation specificity factor, putative, protein MNYFSKTKIIIKVLGAGQTVGRSCVIVELENRRVMFDCGSHLGYKDERKYPNFNLLVKDDNYDITGSNFSRSNNRSSNNRNSNNSNSNNSNSNNSNRNSNNINSQWNVGEKNLGEADAYDILNTEVNISIVNSSISDKEKLINNLKRINEIIDCVIISHFHMDHIGALPFFTEILKYKGTIIMSYPTKALSPILLLDSCKLADMKWEKKNFERQIKMLNEKSDELLNYNINCLKKDPWNINEDNIYSCISKVVGLQINETYELGNLSITPYYAGHVLGACIYKLESNNFSIIYTGDYNTVPDKHLGSTKIPSLTPEVFISESTYATYVRPTRKASELELCNLVHECVHKGGKVLIPVFAIGRAQELSILLDDYWKKMKINYPIYFGCGLTENANKYYKIYSSWVSSSCCVPMEKRNLFNFANISPFVNTYLNENRPMVLFATPGMLHTGLSLKAFKAWSGNSKNLVILPGYCVQGTVGHKLIMGEKKIVLDPTTIINVACKIIYLSFSAHADSLGIQQLIKHVLPKNVIFVHGEKNGMEKLSKQISSHYYINSICPSLGQHCEFDFCKDNIQFLYMHYSDYKKILHKINLHIEEASSIPLAQNKDNLNKEEQLSLDLASCSNTCMIPFTTYIFYLSIRQKPFLLFFSKRVLLLYLKKRSFPIAFCRNGRTFTSERLFGKRDGGLPGGISSGMAGEVPNDMQRGSIRAPSNANQQKTGKFVTPKGNPLTNDENYNSNERGNSNKNILSSTILNCKSDDNILLLDLPCTQDEDVTTITPGSQAGKRKYTEICDNDKWLERDHLKKKNTMKIIKKEIADISDANNMKYLPNEPSYAGSNKSELNYLMRENDKSIYDYNEKHVHYSFSKKDVNSIRYEGSVGEIEKDVGKEAEYGMNKGEHTIMDDTSIAESDNGCDNRSDGESWDGENPFYKYDLGKSKRRYNIERNEDKVILPLLNLRFKESVSISYERFYNFVITFFQEILNSKNKNNVLHFGKSVIIKNVKCNDTYFFLLSFHSLRAIHDGENLLLMQWSYIDDAPESVIRKFINSVHSYNERK, encoded by the coding sequence ATGAACTATTTCAGCAAAACGAAGATAATTATAAAGGTGCTGGGGGCTGGGCAAACAGTGGGTAGATCATGCGTTATAGTGGAGTTAGAAAATAGACGGGTAATGTTTGACTGCGGCTCACATTTAGGATATAAAGACGAAAGAAAATACCCTAATTTTAACTTACTAGTAAAGGATGACAATTATGATATTACTGGCAGTAACTTTAGTAGGAGCAATAATAgaagtagtaataatagaaatagtaataatagcaatagtaataatagcaatagtaataatagcaataggaatagtaataatatcaaCAGTCAGTGGAATGTGGGGGAAAAAAATTTGGGAGAAGCAGACGCGTATGATATTCTGAACACTGAGGTCAATATAAGTATAGTGAATAGTAGCATTTCAGATAAAGAGAAATtgataaataatttgaagagaataaatgaaataatcgATTGTGTAATAATCAGTCATTTTCATATGGATCATATAGGTGCATTACCCTTTTTTactgaaattttaaaatataaaggtaCAATTATTATGAGTTACCCTACAAAAGCACTTAGCCCAATTTTATTACTAGATAGTTGTAAACTAGCTGATATGAAatgggagaaaaaaaatttcgagagacaaataaaaatgttaaatgaaaaatcagatgaattattaaattataatattaattgtttaaaaaaagatcCATGGAATATTAATGAAGATAATATTTATAGTTGTATTAGCAAAGTAGTTGGACTTCAAATTAATGAAACATATGAATTAGGGAATTTATCTATTACTCCTTATTATGCGGGTCATGTATTAGGggcttgtatatataaattagaatCGAACAAttttagtataatttatactgGAGATTATAATACTGTACCTGATAAGCATCTTGGTAGTACTAAAATTCCTTCCTTAACACCAGAAGTATTTATATCTGAGTCAACATATGCAACATATGTTAGACCAACAAGAAAAGCTTCTGAATTAGAATTATGTAATTTAGTACATGAATGTGTTCATAAAGGTGGTAAGGTATTAATTCCTGTATTTGCCATTGGAAGAGCTCAAGAGTTATCTATTCTTTTAGATGATTattggaaaaaaatgaaaattaattatCCAATATATTTTGGTTGTGGTTTAACAGAAAATGCTAATAAgtactataaaatatattcatcttGGGTTAGTAGTAGCTGTTGTGTTCCtatggaaaaaagaaatcttTTCAATTTTGCCAATATTTCTCCATTtgttaatacatatttaaatgaaaatagacCAATGGTTCTATTTGCTACTCCTGGTATGTTACATACAGGATTATCATTAAAAGCTTTTAAAGCCTGGTCAGGAAATTCTAAAAACTTAGTTATTTTACCAGGATATTGTGTACAAGGAACAGTTGgtcataaattaattatgggggagaaaaaaattgtattagATCCAACCACCATTATTAATGTTgcttgtaaaattatttatttatccttCTCAGCCCATGCAGATTCGCTTGGAATACAACAACTTATAAAACATGTCTTACccaaaaatgtaatattcgTTCATggagaaaaaaatggaatggAAAAATTGTCTAAACAAATTTCAagtcattattatattaattctaTATGCCCTTCCTTAGGTCAACATTGTGAGTTTGATTTTTGCAAAGATAATATACAATTTCTGTATATGCATTATAGcgattataaaaaaatacttcaCAAAATTAATCTGCATATAGAAGAGGCTTCGTCCATTCCGTTAGCGCAAAATAAAGATAACTTGAACAAAGAGGAGCAGCTTAGTCTAGATCTGGCATCTTGTTCAAACACCTGTATGATCCCCTTCACaacttacattttttatctcTCCATTCGTCAAAAGCCTTTCCTTTTGTTCTTTTCCAAAAGGGTCCTTTTGCTCTATTTGAAGAAGAGGTCTTTTCCCATAGCCTTTTGTCGGAACGGCCGGACGTTCACATCCGAACGTTTGTTTGGCAAACGCGATGGAGGACTACCAGGAGGGATATCAAGCGGCATGGCAGGCGAAGTACCAAATGATATGCAAAGAGGAAGCATCAGGGCGCCAAGTAATGCGAACCAACAAAAAACCGGAAAATTTGTAACCCCAAAAGGAAACCCATTAACAAATGATGAGAACTACAATTCAAATGAAAGAGGTAATAGTAATAAGAACATATTGAGCAGCACAATATTAAATTGTAAGAGCgatgataatatattattgttagaTCTTCCATGTACGCAAGATGAGGATGTTACTACTATAACTCCTGGTAGTCAAGCAGGCAAAAGGAAGTATACCGAAATTTGTGATAATGATAAATGGTTAGAAAGAGaccatttaaaaaaaaaaaatacaatgaAGATCATAAAGAAGGAAATAGCAGATATATCTGATGCTAATAATATGAAGTATTTACCTAATGAACCAAGTTATGCAGGTAGTAACAAATCCGAGCTGAACTATCTAATGCGTGAAAATGATAAGAGcatatatgattataatgAAAAGCATGTTCATTATTCCTTTAGTAAAAAGGATGTAAATTCTATCCGTTATGAAGGATCTGTAGGGGAAATTGAAAAAGATGTGGGTAAGGAAGCAGAGTATGGCATGAATAAAGGGGAACACACCATCATGGACGATACTAGTATAGCTGAAAGCGATAACGGGTGTGATAACCGCAGTGATGGTGAAAGTTGGGATGGCGAAAACCCATTTTATAAGTATGATTTAGGTAAATCGAAAAGAAGGTACAACATTGAGAGGAATGAAGACAAGGTTATTTTGCCATTGTTGAACTTAAGATTTAAAGAGAGTGTAAGCATAAGCTATGAGCGCTTTTACAATTTTGTTATTACCTTTTTTCAAGAAATACTGAACagtaagaataaaaataatgttctTCATTTTGGAAAGAGCgttatcataaaaaatgttaagtGCAATGATAcgtattttttccttttgtcATTTCATTCATTGAGAGCAATTCATGATGGAGAGAATTTACTGCTAATGCAGTGGTCCTATATTGACGATGCGCCCGAGTCTGTTATTCGGAAGTTTATAAACTCTGTTCATAGTTATAATGAAAGGAagtga